Proteins from a single region of Ziziphus jujuba cultivar Dongzao chromosome 1, ASM3175591v1:
- the LOC112488834 gene encoding LOW QUALITY PROTEIN: NADPH-dependent oxidoreductase 2-alkenal reductase (The sequence of the model RefSeq protein was modified relative to this genomic sequence to represent the inferred CDS: deleted 1 base in 1 codon), whose protein sequence is MAEEEQIVIKRNKQVILKRYPEGLPKEDDMEVTSSATIKLKLPDGYGGILLKNLYLSCDPFQRALTQQVPPSGSAPFHCYTIDSPLFGYGVGKVLDSGHPDFKQGDSVWGITTWEEYTLLPKPETLIKILHTDVPLSYYAGILGMPGMTAYAGFYQICDPKKGENAFISAASGAVGQLVGQFAKLSGFYVVGSAGSKEKVELLKEKLGFDDAFNYKEEKDLKAALKRCFPQGIDIYFENVGGKTLEAVLLNMRQFGRIAVCGMISQYNVDEEEGVRNLMQLVSKRVRMEGFSCLDHLHKYSEYLDFVLPHIRQGKIVNLIIDLALKDTG, encoded by the exons atggcagaagaagaacaaatagtaattaaaagaaataagcaGGTGATTCTAAAGAGGTATCCAGAGGGGTTGCCTAAGGAAGATGACATGGAGGTGACCTCCTCTGCTACTATTAAGCTCAAGTTGCCTGATGGTTATGGTGGCATTCTTCTCAAGAATCTCTACTTGTCATGTGATCCCTTTCAGCGAGCCCTCACGCAACAAGTCCCTCCTTCTGGCAGCGCCCCCTTCCATTGCTATACCATTGACTCT CCGCTATTTGGGTATGGAGTGGGGAAAGTGTTAGATTCAGGACATCCGGATTTCAAACAAGGAGATTCGGTTTGGGGGATAACTACATGGGAAGAATACACCCTCCTTCCAAAGCCTGAAACCCTCATCAAAATCCTTCATACGGATGTACCTCTTTCCTACTATGCTGGAATTC TCGGTATGCCTGGTATGACTGCTTATGCTGGATTCTACCAAATATGTGATCCTAAGAAAGGAGAAAATGCTTTCATATCAGCTGCATCAGGTGCAGTTGGTCAGCTTGTTGGCCAATTTGCTAAATTGTCTGGTTTTTATGTTGTTGGAAGTGCTGGCAGCAAAGAAAAG GTGGAGCTTTTGAAAGAAAAGTTAGGATTTGATGATGCATTCAACtacaaggaagaaaaagacTTGAAGGCAGCCTTAAAGAGGTGTTTCCCACAAGGGATAGACATTTACTTTGAGAATGTAGGGGGCAAAACACTAGAGGCTGTGCTTCTCAATATGAGACAGTTCGGACGCATTGCTGTTTGTGGAATGATATCACAGTACAATGTTGATGAGGAGGAAGGAGTAAGAAATCTAATGCAGCTGGTATCCAAGCGTGTTCGCATGGAAGGCTTCAGCTGTCTTGATCACCTTCATAAGTATTCCGAGTATTTGGAC TTTGTTCTGCCTCATATCAGACAGGGAAAGATTGTCAATCTTATTATCGATTTAGCATTGAAAGACACtggttaa
- the LOC125418179 gene encoding 2-alkenal reductase (NADP(+)-dependent), translating into MAEEEQVVIKRNKQVILKRYPEGLPKEDDMEVTSSAKLKLPDGYGGILLKNLYLSCDPFQRALMRQVTPSGGAPFHCCTIDSPLFGYGVSKVLDSGHPDFKQGDLVWGITTWEEYTLLPKPETLIKILHTDVPLSYYAGILGMPGMTAYAGFYQLCNPTKGENVFISAASGAVGQLVGQFAKLSGCYVVGSAGSKEKVELLKEKLGFDDAFNYKEEKDLKAALKRCFPQGIDIYFENVGGKTLEAVLLNMRQFGRIAVCGMISQYNVDEEEGVRNLMQLVSKRVRMEGFNCLDHLHKYSEYLDFVLPHIRQGKIAYVEDIVHGLDSAPSALVGLFLGRNVGKQLIHLSD; encoded by the exons atGGCAGAAGAAGAACAAGTAGTAATTAAACGAAACAAGCAGGTGATTCTAAAGAGGTATCCAGAGGGGTTGCCTAAGGAAGATGACATGGAGGTGACTTCCTCTGCTAAGCTCAAGTTGCCTGATGGTTATGGTGGCATTCTTCTCAAGAATCTCTACTTGTCATGTGATCCCTTTCAGCGAGCCCTCATGCGACAAGTCACTCCTTCTGGCGGCGCCCCCTTCCATTGCTGTACCATTGACTCT CCGCTATTTGGCTATGGAGTGAGTAAAGTGTTGGATTCAGGACATCCGGATTTCAAAcaaggagatttggtttggggGATAACTACATGGGAAGAATACACCCTCCTTCCAAAGCCTGAAACCCTCATCAAAATCCTCCATACGGATGTACCTCTTTCCTACTATGCTGGAATTCTCG GTATGCCTGGTATGACTGCTTATGCTGGATTCTACCAACTATGTAATCCTACGAAAGGAGAAAATGTTTTCATATCAGCTGCATCAGGTGCAGTAGGTCAGCTTGTTGGCCAATTTGCTAAATTGTCTGGTTGTTATGTTGTTGGAAGTGCTGGCAGCAAAGAAAAG GTGGAGCTTTTGAAAGAAAAGTTAGGATTTGATGATGCATTCAACtacaaggaagaaaaagacTTGAAGGCAGCCTTAAAGAGGTGTTTCCCACAAGGGATAGATATTTACTTTGAGAATGTAGGAGGCAAAACACTAGAGGCTGTGCTTCTCAATATGAGACAGTTCGGACGCATTGCTGTTTGTGGAATGATATCACAGTACAATGTTGATGAGGAGGAAGGAGTAAGAAATCTGATGCAGCTGGTATCCAAGCGTGTTCGTATGGAAGGGTTCAACTGTCTTGATCACCTTCATAAGTATTCCGAGTATCTGGACTTTGTTCTGCCTCATATCAGACAGGGTAAGATTGCTTATGTGGAAGATATTGTTCATGGCCTTGACTCTGCTCCATCAGCTCTTGTTGGACTCTTCTTAGGTCGCAATGTTGGAAAACAACTCATTCATCTGTCTGATTAA
- the LOC107420930 gene encoding pentatricopeptide repeat-containing protein At2g35130 isoform X1: protein MHRYLKISLSCTLEKFTHQTPNWKLFLQAFMLTIECTISCILLDPRKCKSEFICKAKLSAGGAVKKTKPDGIYIDKRGKVRGFNPKKLSRKKCGSLRGRGWTYGSGFIDGIFPVMSPTAQQLLDILQKEVDQNRIWEVLDSLPASHTIWDDIINVAVQLRLNRRWDLIMSVFEWMVCKSSFKPDVICYNLLIEAYGQKSLYKEAESSYLELLEAGCVPTEDTYALLIKAYCKCGLLEKSEAVFYEMRKYGLPPSTTVYNAFIDGLIKSGNPQKAEEIFQRMKRDCCQPSTDTYTMLINLYGKASKSYMALKVFHEMRSQKCKPNICTYTALVNAFAREGLCEKAEEIFEQLQEAGHEPDVYAYNALMEAYSRAGFPYGAAEIFSLMQHMGCEPDRASYNIIVDAYGRAGLHEDAQAAFEEMKRLGITPTMKSHMLLLSAYSRIGDVAKCEDIVNQMHKSGLEPDTFVINSMLNLYGRLGQFEKMEDTLTAMEKGPYVADISTYNILINVYGRAGFFEKMEGLFQLLQTKNLKPDVVTWTSRIGAYSRKKLYRKCLEVFEEMIDAGCYPDGGTAKVLLSACSSEDQTKQITTVIRNMHKDVRAVLPI from the exons ATGCACCGTTATCTTAAAATATCTTTGTCTTGTACACTGGAAAAGTTCACACACCAGACACCCAACTGGAAGCTCTTCCTCCAAGCATTCAT GTTGACCATTGAATGCACAATTAGTTGCATACTACTAGACCCGAGAAAGTGTAAGAGTGAGTTTATATGTAAAGCAAAACTTTCTGCTGGGGGAGCTGTTAAGAAGACTAAGCCTGATGGAATTTATATAGACAAACGTGGCAAAGTGAGAGGCTTTAATCCAAAGAAACTGTCTAGGAAAAAAT GTGGCTCTTTAAGGGGACGAGGATGGACTTATGGTTCTGGGTTTATTGATGGAATATTCCCAGTTATGAGCCCCACCGCTCAGCAGCTTCTGGACATTCTGCAGAAGGAAGTGGATCAAAACAGAATTTGGGAAGTTCTTGATAGCCTTCCTGCCTCTCATACCATATGGGACGACATCATCAATGTAGCCGTTCAACTTCGCCTCAATAGGAGGTGGGATCTCATCATGTCG GTATTTGAGTGGATGGTGTGCAAAAGCTCCTTCAAGCCAGATGTCATTTGCTACAATTTACTCATAGAGGCATATGGGCAGAAATCTCTATATAAGGAGGCTGAATCATCATATTTAGAACTTCTTGAAGCCGGATGTGTTCCCACTGAAGATACTTATGCCCTTCTTATAAAGGCTTATTGCAAGTGTGGCTTATTAGAAAAATCTGAAGCTGTCTTTTATGAAATGAGAAAATATGGTCTTCCCCCAA GTACAACTGTGTACAATGCCTTTATTGATGGGTTGATCAAAAGTGGAAACCCTCAGAAAGCAGAAGAGATATTTCAAAGAATGAAGAGAGATTGCTGCCAACCATCAACTGATACTTACACAATGCTGATAAACTTATATGGAAAG GCAAGTAAATCCTACATGGCCTTGAAGGTATTTCATGAAATGAGAAGTCAAAAGTGCAAACCTAATATCTGCACATATACTGCTCTGGTGAATGCATTTGCTAGGGAGGGACTTTGTGAAAAAGCAGAAGAAATATTTGAGCAACTGCAAGAAGCTGGGCATGAGCCTGATGTGTATGCTTATAATGCCCTTATGGAAGCTTACAG TCGTGCAGGTTTTCCTTACGGGGCTGCTGAAATTTTTTCACTCATGCAGCACATGGGGTGTGAACCAGATAGAGCTTCATATAATATCATAGTAGATGCATATGGAAGAGCTGGCCTTCATGAGG ATGCTCAAGCTGCATTTGAAGAGATGAAAAGACTTGGGATAACTCCAACAATGAAATCCCATATGCTCCTCTTGTCAGCCTACTCAAGAATCGGAGATGTGGCTAAATGTGAAGACATTGTAAATCAGATGCACAAATCTGGGCTAGAGCCAGACACTTTTGTCATTAACAGTATGCTGAACTTATATGGCCGGTTAGGCCAGTTTGAAAAGATGGAGGACACTCTAACTGCAATGGAAAAAGGACCATATGTCGCTGACATCAGTACATATAACATCTTGATCAACGTGTATGGACGGGCAGGATTTTTCGAGAAAATGGAAGGGCTCTTTCAATTGCTTCAGACCAAAAACTTAAAACCGGATGTTGTGACTTGGACTTCTCGTATTGGAGCTTACTCTAGAAAGAAACTATACAGGAAATGCTTGGAAGTTTTCGAAGAAATGATTGATGCTGGTTGCTACCCAGATGGTGGAACTGCTAAAGTACTTCTTTCAGCATGTTCAAGTGAAGATCAAACTAAGCAGATAACAACTGTAATTAGAAACATGCACAAGGATGTGAGGGCTGTTTTACCCATCTGA
- the LOC107420558 gene encoding 2-alkenal reductase (NADP(+)-dependent), with product MAEEEAAVIKRNKQVILKRYPEGLPKEDDMEVISTAAIKLKLPDGYGGILVKNLYLSCDPFQRTLMRHVPPSAGSAFHFYATDSPLFGYGVGKVLDSGHPDFKQGDLVWGITTWEEYALLPKPQTLIKILHTDVPLSYYAGILGMPGMTAYAGFYKICNPKKGENVFISAAAGAIGQLVGQFAKLSGCYVVGSAGSKEKVKLLKEKLGFDDAFNYKEEKDLKASLKRCFPEGIDIYFENVGGKTLEAVLLNMRQFGRIAVCGMISQYNIDEEEGVRNLMQLVSKRVRMEGFNCLDHLHKYSEYLDFVLPHIRQGKFVYVEDIAHGLDSAPSALVGLFLGRNVGKQLIHLSD from the exons ATGGcagaagaagaagcagcagTAATTAAAAGAAACAAGCAGGTGATTCTAAAGAGGTATCCAGAGGGGTTGCCTAAGGAGGATGACATGGAGGTGATCTCCACTGCTGCTATTAAGCTCAAGTTGCCTGATGGTTATGGTGGCATTCTGGTCAAGAATCTCTACTTGTCATGTGATCCCTTTCAGCGAACCCTCATGCGACACGTCCCTCCATCTGCCGGCTCCGCCTTCCATTTCTATGCCACTGACTCT CCGCTATTTGGGTATGGAGTGGGTAAAGTGTTGGATTCAGGGCATCCAGATTTCAAAcaaggagatttggtttggggGATAACTACATGGGAAGAATACGCCCTCCTCCCAAAGCCCCAAACCCTCATCAAAATCCTCCATACAGATGTACCTCTTTCCTACTATGCTGGAATTCTtg GTATGCCTGGTATGACTGCTTATGCTGGATTCTACAAAATATGTAATCCTAAGAAAGGAGAAAATGTTTTCATATCAGCTGCAGCAGGTGCAATAGGTCAGCTTGTTGGCCAATTTGCTAAATTATCTGGTTGTTATGTTGTTGGAAGTGCTGGCAGCAAAGAAAAG GTGAAGCTTTTGAAAGAAAAGTTAGGATTTGATGATGCATTCAACtacaaggaagaaaaagacCTGAAGGCATCCTTAAAGAGGTGTTTCCCAGAAGGGATAGACATTTACTTTGAGAATGTAGGGGGCAAAACATTAGAGGCTGTGCTTCTCAATATGAGACAGTTCGGACGCATTGCTGTTTGTGGAATGATATCACAGTACAATATTGATGAGGAGGAAGGAGTAAGAAATCTGATGCAGCTGGTATCCAAGCGTGTTCGCATGGAAGGATTCAACTGTCTTGATCACCTTCATAAGTATTCCGAGTATTTGGACTTTGTTCTGCCTCATATCAGACAGGGAAAGTTTGTTTATGTGGAAGATATTGCTCATGGCCTTGACTCTGCTCCATCAGCTCTTGTTGGACTCTTCTTAGGTCGCAATGTTGGAAAACAACTCATTCACCTCTCTGATTAA
- the LOC107420930 gene encoding pentatricopeptide repeat-containing protein At2g35130 isoform X2 encodes MHRYLKISLSCTLEKFTHQTPNWKLFLQAFMLTIECTISCILLDPRKCKSEFICKAKLSAGGAVKKTKPDGIYIDKRGKVRGFNPKKLSRKKCGSLRGRGWTYGSGFIDGIFPVMSPTAQQLLDILQKEVDQNRIWEVLDSLPASHTIWDDIINVAVQLRLNRRWDLIMSVFEWMVCKSSFKPDVICYNLLIEAYGQKSLYKEAESSYLELLEAGCVPTEDTYALLIKAYCKCGLLEKSEAVFYEMRKYGLPPSTTVYNAFIDGLIKSGNPQKAEEIFQRMKRDCCQPSTDTYTMLINLYGKASKSYMALKVFHEMRSQKCKPNICTYTALVNAFAREGLCEKAEEIFEQLQEAGHEPDVRAGFPYGAAEIFSLMQHMGCEPDRASYNIIVDAYGRAGLHEDAQAAFEEMKRLGITPTMKSHMLLLSAYSRIGDVAKCEDIVNQMHKSGLEPDTFVINSMLNLYGRLGQFEKMEDTLTAMEKGPYVADISTYNILINVYGRAGFFEKMEGLFQLLQTKNLKPDVVTWTSRIGAYSRKKLYRKCLEVFEEMIDAGCYPDGGTAKVLLSACSSEDQTKQITTVIRNMHKDVRAVLPI; translated from the exons ATGCACCGTTATCTTAAAATATCTTTGTCTTGTACACTGGAAAAGTTCACACACCAGACACCCAACTGGAAGCTCTTCCTCCAAGCATTCAT GTTGACCATTGAATGCACAATTAGTTGCATACTACTAGACCCGAGAAAGTGTAAGAGTGAGTTTATATGTAAAGCAAAACTTTCTGCTGGGGGAGCTGTTAAGAAGACTAAGCCTGATGGAATTTATATAGACAAACGTGGCAAAGTGAGAGGCTTTAATCCAAAGAAACTGTCTAGGAAAAAAT GTGGCTCTTTAAGGGGACGAGGATGGACTTATGGTTCTGGGTTTATTGATGGAATATTCCCAGTTATGAGCCCCACCGCTCAGCAGCTTCTGGACATTCTGCAGAAGGAAGTGGATCAAAACAGAATTTGGGAAGTTCTTGATAGCCTTCCTGCCTCTCATACCATATGGGACGACATCATCAATGTAGCCGTTCAACTTCGCCTCAATAGGAGGTGGGATCTCATCATGTCG GTATTTGAGTGGATGGTGTGCAAAAGCTCCTTCAAGCCAGATGTCATTTGCTACAATTTACTCATAGAGGCATATGGGCAGAAATCTCTATATAAGGAGGCTGAATCATCATATTTAGAACTTCTTGAAGCCGGATGTGTTCCCACTGAAGATACTTATGCCCTTCTTATAAAGGCTTATTGCAAGTGTGGCTTATTAGAAAAATCTGAAGCTGTCTTTTATGAAATGAGAAAATATGGTCTTCCCCCAA GTACAACTGTGTACAATGCCTTTATTGATGGGTTGATCAAAAGTGGAAACCCTCAGAAAGCAGAAGAGATATTTCAAAGAATGAAGAGAGATTGCTGCCAACCATCAACTGATACTTACACAATGCTGATAAACTTATATGGAAAG GCAAGTAAATCCTACATGGCCTTGAAGGTATTTCATGAAATGAGAAGTCAAAAGTGCAAACCTAATATCTGCACATATACTGCTCTGGTGAATGCATTTGCTAGGGAGGGACTTTGTGAAAAAGCAGAAGAAATATTTGAGCAACTGCAAGAAGCTGGGCATGAGCCTGATGT TCGTGCAGGTTTTCCTTACGGGGCTGCTGAAATTTTTTCACTCATGCAGCACATGGGGTGTGAACCAGATAGAGCTTCATATAATATCATAGTAGATGCATATGGAAGAGCTGGCCTTCATGAGG ATGCTCAAGCTGCATTTGAAGAGATGAAAAGACTTGGGATAACTCCAACAATGAAATCCCATATGCTCCTCTTGTCAGCCTACTCAAGAATCGGAGATGTGGCTAAATGTGAAGACATTGTAAATCAGATGCACAAATCTGGGCTAGAGCCAGACACTTTTGTCATTAACAGTATGCTGAACTTATATGGCCGGTTAGGCCAGTTTGAAAAGATGGAGGACACTCTAACTGCAATGGAAAAAGGACCATATGTCGCTGACATCAGTACATATAACATCTTGATCAACGTGTATGGACGGGCAGGATTTTTCGAGAAAATGGAAGGGCTCTTTCAATTGCTTCAGACCAAAAACTTAAAACCGGATGTTGTGACTTGGACTTCTCGTATTGGAGCTTACTCTAGAAAGAAACTATACAGGAAATGCTTGGAAGTTTTCGAAGAAATGATTGATGCTGGTTGCTACCCAGATGGTGGAACTGCTAAAGTACTTCTTTCAGCATGTTCAAGTGAAGATCAAACTAAGCAGATAACAACTGTAATTAGAAACATGCACAAGGATGTGAGGGCTGTTTTACCCATCTGA
- the LOC132799233 gene encoding 2-alkenal reductase (NADP(+)-dependent)-like, whose product MAEEKEEALIKRNKQVILKRYPEGLPKDDDMEVISTATIKLKLPDGYGGILVKNLYLSCDPFQRTLMRHVPPSGGATSPSYTTDSPLFGCGVGKVLDSGHPDFKQGDLVWGITTWEEYTLLPNPETLIKILHTDVPLSYYAGILGMPGMTAYAGFYQICNPKKGENVFISAASGAVGQLVGQFAKLSGCYVVGSAGSKEKVKLLKEKLGFDDAFNYKEEKDLKATLKRYFPQGIDIYFENVGGKTLEAVLLNMRQFGRIAACGMISQYNVDEEEGVRNLMQLVSKRVRMEGLNCSDHLHKYSEYLDFVLPHIRQGKIAYVEDIVHGLDSAPSALVGLFLGRNVGKQLIHLSDLSTFLLEHVV is encoded by the exons ATggcagaagaaaaagaagaagcactAATTAAAAGAAACAAGCAAGTGATTCTAAAGAGGTATCCAGAGGGGTTGCCTAAGGATGATGACATGGAGGTGATCTCCACTGCTACTATTAAGCTCAAGTTGCCTGATGGTTATGGCGGCATTCTTGTCAAGAACCTCTACTTGTCATGTGATCCCTTTCAGCGAACCCTCATGCGACACGTCCCTCCTTCTGGCGGTGCCACCTCCCCTTCCTATACCACTGACTCT CCGCTATTTGGGTGTGGAGTGGGTAAAGTGTTGGATTCAGGGCATCCAGATTTCAAAcaaggagatttggtttggggGATAACTACATGGGAAGAATACACCCTCCTTCCAAATCCCGAAACCCTCATCAAAATCCTCCATACAGATGTACCTCTTTCCTACTATGCTGGAATTCTtg GTATGCCTGGTATGACTGCTTATGCTGGATTCTACCAAATATGTAATCCTAAGAAAGGAGAAAATGTTTTCATATCAGCTGCATCAGGTGCAGTTGGTCAGCTTGTCGGTCAATTTGCTAAATTGTCTGGTTGTTATGTTGTTGGAAGTGCTGGCAGCAAAGAAAAG GTGAAGCTTTTGAAAGAAAAGTTAGGATTTGATGATGCATTTAACtacaaggaagaaaaagacTTGAAGGCAACCCTAAAGAGGTATTTCCCACAAGGAATAGACATTTACTTTGAGAATGTAGGAGGCAAAACACTAGAGGCTGTGCTTCTCAATATGAGACAGTTCGGACGCATTGCTGCTTGTGGAATGATATCACAGTACAATGTTGATGAGGAGGAAGGAGTAAGAAATCTGATGCAGCTGGTATCCAAGCGTGTTCGTATGGAAGGGCTCAACTGTTCTGATCACCTTCATAAGTATTCCGAGTATCTGGACTTTGTTCTGCCTCATATCAGACAGGGTAAGATTGCTTATGTGGAAGATATTGTTCATGGCCTTGACTCTGCTCCATCAGCTCTTGTTGGACTCTTCTTAGGTCGCAATGTTGGAAAACAACTCATTCACCTCTCTGATCTATCTACTTTTCTCTTAGAGCATGTTGTATGA